One Pseudomonas sp. MM213 genomic window, TCGCGCGCTGGGCGCCGATCACTTTACCTTTCAGCGCATCCTTGTCGGTTTTGAAGTCGACGTCTTTCTTGGCGATGAATTGCAGCTTGTTCGAGTAATACGGGTCGGTGAAGTCGACGGCCTGCTTGCGCTCATCGGTGATCGACATCGAGGAGATCAGGAAGTCGAACTTCTTGGCGTTCAGGGCCGGAATGATGCCGTCCCAGTCGGAGGTGACCACGGTGCATTCGACTTTCATCTTGGCGCACAGGGCGTCGCCGATTTCCTTGTCGAAGCCGACGACATTGCCACTGGCATCTTTGTTGTTGAACGGCGGGTAGGCCGCTTCGATGCCCATCTTCAGGGTTTCTGCCATGGCACCGGCGCTGAACGCCAGGGTGACGGCGGCTGCCAGGAAGACCTTTTTGTAGTTCTGCATGCGGGTAGCTCCGTTAGCGGTTGCTGGACATGAATTGTTTGCAGCGCGCCGAAAGCGGGTTTTCGAACACCTG contains:
- a CDS encoding ABC transporter substrate-binding protein, which gives rise to MQNYKKVFLAAAVTLAFSAGAMAETLKMGIEAAYPPFNNKDASGNVVGFDKEIGDALCAKMKVECTVVTSDWDGIIPALNAKKFDFLISSMSITDERKQAVDFTDPYYSNKLQFIAKKDVDFKTDKDALKGKVIGAQRATLAGTWLEDNMPGVETKLYDTQENAYLDLTSGRLDGILADKYVNYEWLKSDAGKPYEFKGDPVEESDKIGIAVRKNDPIREKLNVALKEIVADGTYKKINDKYFPFSIY